In one Brassica oleracea var. oleracea cultivar TO1000 chromosome C9, BOL, whole genome shotgun sequence genomic region, the following are encoded:
- the LOC106315661 gene encoding translation initiation factor IF-1, chloroplastic encodes MLQLCSTLRPQLLFSPQIRFTDGVLIPRLNFGSRNSVVSFRPVIRCQRVSGGRGGANRSKPAKPPVKEGSNKTVIEGLVTESLPNGMFRVDLENGDNILGYICGKIRKNFIRILPGDKVKVEMSVYDSTKGRIVFRMSSRD; translated from the exons ATGCTTCAACTCTGCTCCACTCTCCGTCCTCAACTTCTCTTTTCTCCTCAAATCCGATTCACAGATGGAGTTTTGATTCC CCGACTAAACTTTGGTTCGAGGAATTCAGTTGTGAGCTTCCGTCCAGTGATACGGTGCCAGAGAGTTAGCGGAGGTCGAGGAGGAGCCAACCGAAGCAAACCCGCCAAGCCTCCTGTTAAAGAAGGCAGCAACAAAACGGTGATCGAAGGTTTAGTCACCGAATCGCTTCCCAACGGCATGTTTCGAGTTGATCTTGAGAATGGAGATAACATTCTTGGGTACATTTGTGGGAAGATTAGGAAGAATTTCATACGAATTCTGCCTGGAGATAAAGTGAAAGTTGAAATGAGTGTTTATGATTCTACGAAAGGTCGTATCGTTTTCAGAATGAGTAGTAGAGACTAA